A genomic stretch from Methylophilus medardicus includes:
- the rpsO gene encoding 30S ribosomal protein S15: MAVTAEQSAKIIKEYQRTPNDTASPEVQVALLTNRIAYLTEHFKSNKKDNHSRRGLLALVSQRRSLLDYLKGKDVSRYQTLIERLNLRK, encoded by the coding sequence ATGGCTGTTACCGCAGAACAATCCGCAAAAATCATTAAAGAATATCAACGCACACCGAATGATACGGCTAGCCCAGAAGTGCAAGTGGCTTTGTTGACTAACCGCATCGCTTACTTGACAGAGCATTTCAAATCCAACAAAAAAGACAACCACTCACGTCGCGGTCTGTTGGCATTGGTCAGTCAGCGTCGTAGCTTGCTTGACTACCTCAAAGGTAAAGATGTGAGCCGCTATCAAACGCTGATCGAGCGCTTGAACTTGCGTAAATAA
- the pnp gene encoding polyribonucleotide nucleotidyltransferase, producing MFEITKRSIPFGAHTLTLETGEIARQSDAAVVVSYGDTVVLVAVTAKREVKEGQDFFPLTVDYQEKTYAAGRIPGGFFKREGRPSEKETLTARLIDRPLRPLFPDAFYNEVQVVATVLSLDPEIDSDIPAVIGASAALALSGIPFYGPLGAARVGYINGEYVLNPDVSLLKESALDLVVGATESAVMMVESEAKELSEEVMLGAVVFGHEQMQPVIKAINEMAAEAGKDAWDWTPPEPDTALIEKVAAIAADDINAAFKIKSKGERSAKLDEIKSRVMSTLITEETSTLEANKTKDEFFKLEAKTVRSQILNGEPRIDGRDTRTVRPITIRSGVLPRAHGSALFTRGETQALVVATLGTGRDEQIIDALSGEYTDRFMLHYNMPPYATGETGRVGTPKRREIGHGNLAKRALKAVLPKKEDFDYTMRVVSEITESNGSSSMASVCGGCLSLLDAGVPLTAHVAGVAMGLIKEGNRVAVLTDILGDEDHLGDMDFKVAGTDKGVTALQMDIKITGITAQIMQVALAQAKEGRAHILGLMKQAVSGVNAEMSQFAPRIISMKINPDKIRDVIGKGGAVIQALTKETNTSIDIEDDGTVKIACTNADEGAEAQRRIAQITAEVEVGQIYEGPVVKILDFGAVVTLMPGKDGLVHISQIAHERVKAVSDYLKEGDIVKVKVVELDDKGKVRLSMKALIDPPAREETPAAE from the coding sequence ATGTTTGAAATTACGAAAAGAAGCATCCCGTTTGGTGCGCATACCCTGACATTGGAAACAGGTGAAATTGCACGTCAATCTGATGCGGCAGTGGTGGTGAGCTACGGGGATACCGTGGTGTTGGTAGCTGTGACTGCCAAGCGTGAAGTGAAAGAGGGCCAGGACTTCTTTCCATTAACCGTGGATTACCAAGAAAAGACTTATGCGGCTGGCCGCATTCCAGGCGGTTTCTTCAAGCGTGAAGGCCGTCCTAGCGAAAAAGAAACCTTGACGGCGCGTTTGATCGATCGCCCGTTGCGCCCACTGTTCCCGGATGCGTTTTACAACGAAGTGCAAGTGGTGGCTACCGTGCTATCGCTAGATCCGGAAATTGATTCCGATATCCCCGCCGTGATTGGTGCATCTGCTGCGCTGGCATTGTCAGGTATTCCATTTTACGGCCCATTGGGTGCCGCAAGAGTGGGTTACATCAATGGTGAATATGTATTAAACCCGGATGTTTCATTGCTGAAAGAATCTGCGCTGGATCTGGTCGTTGGTGCGACAGAATCTGCAGTCATGATGGTTGAATCTGAAGCCAAAGAGTTGTCTGAAGAGGTGATGTTGGGCGCCGTGGTATTTGGCCATGAGCAAATGCAACCCGTCATCAAGGCCATTAATGAGATGGCAGCAGAAGCCGGTAAAGACGCTTGGGACTGGACACCGCCAGAGCCAGATACCGCACTGATCGAAAAAGTGGCTGCGATTGCCGCTGACGACATTAACGCTGCTTTTAAAATTAAATCCAAAGGTGAGCGTTCTGCCAAGCTGGACGAGATCAAGTCTCGCGTGATGAGCACGCTGATCACCGAAGAAACATCGACGCTAGAAGCCAACAAAACCAAAGATGAGTTCTTTAAACTAGAAGCCAAAACCGTGCGTAGCCAGATTCTGAACGGCGAGCCCCGGATTGATGGCCGTGATACGCGCACAGTGCGACCAATCACCATCCGTTCTGGTGTGTTGCCACGCGCACACGGCTCTGCTTTGTTCACCCGCGGTGAAACGCAAGCTTTGGTGGTTGCTACTTTGGGCACTGGCCGTGATGAGCAAATCATTGATGCCTTGTCTGGCGAATACACAGACCGCTTTATGTTGCATTACAACATGCCTCCTTATGCCACTGGTGAGACCGGTCGTGTCGGTACACCTAAGCGTCGTGAAATCGGTCACGGCAATCTGGCAAAACGCGCTTTAAAAGCCGTATTACCTAAAAAAGAAGACTTTGACTACACCATGCGTGTGGTGTCCGAGATTACCGAATCCAATGGTTCAAGCTCGATGGCGTCTGTCTGTGGTGGCTGCTTATCCTTGCTTGACGCAGGTGTGCCATTGACTGCGCACGTGGCTGGTGTTGCTATGGGCCTGATCAAAGAAGGAAACCGCGTTGCTGTGTTGACTGACATTCTGGGCGATGAAGATCACCTGGGTGACATGGACTTTAAAGTGGCGGGTACCGACAAAGGTGTGACTGCGCTGCAAATGGACATCAAAATCACCGGCATTACTGCGCAGATTATGCAAGTAGCGCTGGCGCAAGCCAAAGAAGGCCGCGCACACATTTTAGGCCTGATGAAACAAGCCGTGTCTGGCGTGAATGCTGAAATGTCACAATTTGCACCACGCATCATTAGCATGAAGATCAATCCGGACAAGATCCGTGACGTGATTGGTAAAGGCGGCGCGGTCATTCAAGCACTGACCAAAGAGACCAATACCAGCATCGACATTGAAGATGACGGTACTGTGAAAATTGCGTGTACCAATGCTGACGAAGGCGCTGAAGCACAACGTCGTATTGCACAAATCACAGCCGAGGTTGAAGTGGGCCAGATTTACGAAGGTCCTGTTGTTAAAATCCTCGACTTTGGTGCGGTAGTGACCTTGATGCCGGGTAAAGATGGCTTGGTACACATTTCACAAATCGCTCACGAGCGCGTGAAAGCGGTCAGTGATTACCTCAAAGAGGGTGACATTGTGAAAGTGAAAGTCGTGGAGTTGGATGACAAAGGTAAAGTGCGTTTGAGCATGAAAGCCCTGATTGATCCGCCAGCAAGAGAAGAAACCCCAGCGGCTGAATAA
- a CDS encoding PfkB family carbohydrate kinase — translation MSDAIMILGEVLGDVFPEKTIIGGAPYNVARHCHAFGLEVHLLSAVGEDALGTRIVDEMQASGLSTAGIQQVAHLPTGQVMVHFEDKGHRFEILDQQAYDALQWPPVEALTQQSAPRLVYIGSLALRHAPMQSLAEQWLKMTTATVFCDINLRAPWYDADSLRLVLHAADILKINHEELPQVCALLGLPVSPDINESARHLLMAFGLSEMFVTCGEQGSFWIDAYGNGFRAPPMSLQAPFVDSVGAGDAYTAVVIRGLLAGWSRQTMLTRAAWFAASICGVRGAVPAQTDFYDDFL, via the coding sequence ATGTCGGATGCCATCATGATTTTAGGCGAAGTGCTTGGGGATGTGTTTCCTGAGAAAACCATCATCGGGGGTGCGCCGTATAATGTCGCTAGGCACTGTCATGCGTTTGGCTTAGAGGTCCATTTGCTGTCGGCGGTGGGTGAAGATGCGCTAGGCACGCGGATTGTGGATGAAATGCAGGCGAGCGGTTTGTCGACGGCAGGAATTCAGCAGGTGGCGCATTTGCCGACTGGACAAGTGATGGTGCATTTTGAGGACAAAGGCCATCGGTTTGAGATTCTTGACCAGCAAGCCTATGACGCGTTGCAGTGGCCGCCGGTGGAGGCGCTGACGCAGCAGTCTGCGCCGCGATTGGTCTATATCGGCTCGTTGGCATTGCGACATGCGCCGATGCAATCTTTGGCTGAGCAGTGGTTGAAGATGACCACCGCCACTGTATTTTGCGACATCAATTTGCGGGCGCCATGGTATGACGCTGACAGTTTGCGCCTGGTGTTACATGCGGCCGATATTCTTAAAATTAATCATGAAGAACTGCCGCAAGTATGTGCGTTATTGGGCTTGCCCGTGTCGCCGGACATCAATGAATCTGCGCGTCACTTGCTGATGGCGTTTGGATTGAGTGAAATGTTTGTCACCTGCGGCGAGCAGGGCAGTTTTTGGATCGACGCCTACGGTAATGGCTTTCGGGCGCCCCCCATGTCGCTGCAAGCACCGTTTGTGGATAGCGTCGGGGCCGGGGATGCTTACACGGCCGTCGTCATCCGTGGATTGCTGGCGGGTTGGTCTAGGCAAACGATGTTAACGCGCGCTGCTTGGTTTGCCGCATCTATTTGCGGCGTTCGCGGGGCGGTGCCTGCGCAGACGGATTTTTATGATGATTTTTTATAG
- a CDS encoding sulfurtransferase TusA family protein: protein MSFDKEVDARNLNCPLPILRCKKALNELAAEQVLKIMATDPGSKKDFDAFCRQTGHSLLEMQETEGVFTFWIRKRSQ, encoded by the coding sequence ATGTCATTTGATAAAGAAGTTGACGCCCGAAATCTAAACTGCCCTTTACCCATTTTACGCTGTAAAAAAGCACTGAATGAGTTAGCGGCTGAACAGGTTCTGAAAATTATGGCGACCGACCCCGGCTCAAAAAAAGATTTTGATGCCTTTTGTCGTCAAACGGGTCACAGCCTGTTAGAGATGCAAGAAACTGAAGGTGTATTCACTTTCTGGATCCGCAAGCGCAGCCAATAA
- a CDS encoding TolC family outer membrane protein: protein MLRSITSRWALLLSSLWLASAAIAAPQSLLDIYMQAKQNDPQLAAAGHGNLAAEELIEQAKAGYRPSLALNASANANHTDLKYNTKNVPLPAGANAFEGYAARLEARQPIYRKENLERIDLSKVQVSIADKQLHLTQQQLMLRTTQAYFEVLQAQDRLALLGAQKQAIHAQLQQANVSFDAGISTITDVREAQARYDLLLAQEIAAQNEQAVANHSLQAIIGKQADTLAQVREDLQILPALKPMQDWQDVTAASNLTLQIQAAQVEINERNIAIAQSGHYPTLDAVASYTDSHYNGSQNRFGTDLQNAVIGVEVSLPLYQGGAVESRIRQAAYQKQQAQDELENIRRQTTLETQRAYLGLSSSMAQIKAFEQSLQSSQSQLDATQTGYEVGIRTSVDLLNARQQYYSAKRDLLQARYTYLVNIIRLKTASGMINEADLQDIDQQLVKK from the coding sequence ATGCTGAGATCGATCACCTCGCGTTGGGCTCTGCTGCTGAGTAGCCTTTGGCTCGCATCAGCAGCCATTGCAGCGCCGCAAAGCTTGCTCGATATTTATATGCAAGCAAAACAAAACGACCCGCAACTGGCGGCTGCGGGTCATGGCAATCTGGCGGCAGAAGAGCTGATTGAGCAAGCCAAGGCCGGTTATCGCCCCAGCCTTGCGCTAAATGCTAGCGCCAACGCGAACCACACCGACCTCAAATACAATACCAAAAATGTACCGTTGCCAGCTGGCGCCAATGCCTTTGAAGGTTATGCCGCGAGACTGGAGGCGCGCCAGCCTATTTATCGCAAAGAAAATCTGGAGCGCATTGATCTAAGCAAAGTGCAGGTCAGCATCGCGGATAAACAACTGCACCTCACGCAACAGCAACTCATGCTACGCACCACGCAAGCGTACTTTGAGGTTTTGCAGGCGCAGGATCGCTTGGCATTGCTCGGCGCTCAAAAACAAGCCATTCATGCGCAGTTGCAGCAAGCCAACGTCAGCTTTGATGCGGGCATTAGCACCATCACAGATGTGCGTGAAGCACAGGCCCGGTATGACCTGCTGCTCGCGCAGGAAATCGCCGCACAAAACGAGCAAGCCGTCGCAAATCATAGCCTGCAAGCCATTATTGGTAAGCAAGCAGACACGCTCGCACAAGTGCGCGAAGACCTGCAAATTCTGCCTGCGTTAAAGCCCATGCAAGACTGGCAAGATGTGACCGCGGCCAGCAACCTCACCCTGCAGATACAAGCAGCACAAGTTGAAATCAACGAACGCAATATTGCAATCGCACAGTCGGGGCATTATCCGACCTTAGATGCGGTGGCGAGCTACACAGATAGCCATTACAACGGCAGCCAAAACCGATTTGGCACGGATCTGCAAAATGCCGTTATCGGTGTCGAAGTCAGCCTGCCGCTCTACCAAGGCGGTGCGGTCGAGTCTCGGATCAGGCAAGCTGCCTACCAAAAACAACAAGCGCAGGATGAACTGGAAAATATTCGCCGCCAAACCACGCTGGAAACCCAGCGCGCCTATCTTGGCCTCAGCAGTAGCATGGCACAAATCAAGGCCTTCGAACAATCGCTGCAAAGTAGCCAGAGCCAGCTCGACGCCACCCAAACGGGTTACGAAGTCGGCATACGCACCAGCGTAGACCTACTCAATGCGAGGCAACAATACTACAGTGCCAAACGCGATTTATTACAGGCACGCTATACCTACTTAGTGAATATCATTCGCTTAAAAACTGCCAGCGGCATGATTAATGAAGCCGACTTGCAAGACATAGACCAACAACTGGTAAAAAAATAG
- a CDS encoding isochorismatase family protein, whose translation MKQRTATTDALWMLIDVQSRLCSAMPEANMAAVIANIQRLIQGAKLLEIPLWVTEQYPEKLGETLPALQTLLPVYTPRISKLAFSAWHEPALQESSVSVAPQVVLFGLETHICVLQTALDALTEGKQVFVVEDAVISRNPANRSNAIERMRDAGCIITNTESILFEPMQGATHPQFKAISGLIR comes from the coding sequence ATGAAACAGCGCACCGCCACCACCGACGCTTTATGGATGCTCATTGATGTGCAAAGTCGCTTGTGTTCTGCCATGCCAGAAGCCAACATGGCCGCCGTCATCGCCAATATCCAGCGCCTCATTCAAGGCGCAAAACTACTCGAAATCCCGCTCTGGGTCACCGAACAATACCCAGAAAAACTAGGTGAGACCTTGCCTGCACTGCAAACCTTGTTGCCCGTCTACACACCTCGCATCAGCAAACTGGCCTTTTCAGCCTGGCACGAACCCGCCCTGCAAGAGTCCTCTGTCAGCGTCGCCCCGCAAGTGGTGCTGTTTGGCCTCGAAACCCATATCTGCGTCCTGCAAACCGCCCTCGATGCGCTGACTGAAGGCAAACAGGTGTTTGTGGTGGAAGACGCCGTGATTTCACGCAATCCGGCTAATCGCAGCAACGCCATTGAAAGAATGCGTGATGCGGGCTGCATTATTACCAATACAGAATCTATACTGTTTGAGCCTATGCAAGGCGCGACGCACCCGCAGTTTAAGGCGATTTCGGGGCTAATTCGTTAG
- a CDS encoding TonB-dependent receptor: MTNHLNIAVAMAALFASTSGLASDELALDTVTARAHYDNAVGSSEAASEGKVNASLIKHRPIARVGEILEFVPGMIVTQHSGSGKANQFYLRGFNLDHGTDFATYVDGMPVNMRTHAHGQGYTDLNFLIPELVSHIHYKKGPYSAEDGDFSSAGAARLHLLNQLPQGLASLTMGSYDYQRMLLANSVAVADGHVLYALDVNHYDGPWQVAEGVRKYNGLLRYSESDAHDSTTFTMMAYKNRWNSTDQVPLRAVRSGQIGRFDAIDPSDGGDASRYSLSFNKQHRDPQGGWQMSACAVRSELDLYSNFTYFLNDPVNGDQFNQREKRTMLGVNLSKSWLGELAGLPMENRLGVQTRYDQLSPVALYNTAQKQRLLLIRSDKVEESSAGLFVENTVWWHDKLRTVAGLRHDRYQFDVKSSLNGNSGNTRDGITSPKLSVIFGPWANTEFFYNLGKGFHSNDARGTTQTVLPGGGAATPVTPLVSTRGSEVGIRSEWIPGLQSSLALWQLDIDSELVFVGDAGETQPSRASRRYGLEWNNHYVVNDWLLLDMDLALSKARFTQRDLAGQYIPGAINKVASLGATVTHWGNWFGSVQLRYFGPRPLIEDNSVRSNATFLTYARVGYRYNPRTTLTLDVFNLFDRKASDIDYYYESQQRGEAAPVNDIHFHPVEPRAARLTLTYQF; the protein is encoded by the coding sequence ATGACCAACCATTTAAATATTGCAGTGGCGATGGCTGCATTATTTGCGAGCACGTCAGGTCTGGCCAGCGATGAACTAGCGTTAGACACGGTGACGGCCCGTGCGCATTACGACAATGCAGTTGGATCATCTGAGGCCGCCAGCGAAGGCAAAGTGAACGCCAGCCTGATCAAACATCGGCCGATTGCACGTGTCGGTGAAATTTTAGAGTTTGTGCCCGGCATGATCGTCACGCAGCATAGCGGCAGCGGCAAGGCAAACCAATTTTATCTGCGCGGCTTTAACCTTGATCACGGCACAGACTTTGCCACTTATGTGGATGGCATGCCGGTGAATATGCGCACCCATGCCCATGGCCAGGGCTACACCGATTTGAATTTTCTGATTCCTGAGCTGGTGAGCCATATCCACTATAAAAAAGGCCCCTATTCAGCAGAAGACGGGGACTTTTCTTCTGCCGGCGCTGCGCGCTTGCATTTACTCAACCAGTTGCCACAAGGCCTCGCCAGCCTGACCATGGGCAGTTACGATTATCAGCGTATGTTGCTGGCAAACTCAGTAGCTGTGGCAGACGGCCATGTACTCTATGCCTTGGACGTGAACCATTATGATGGGCCGTGGCAGGTGGCCGAAGGCGTGAGGAAATATAACGGCCTGTTGCGCTATAGTGAAAGCGATGCACACGATAGCACCACCTTTACCATGATGGCCTATAAAAATCGCTGGAACAGTACCGACCAGGTTCCGCTACGCGCCGTCCGTTCCGGGCAAATCGGCCGCTTTGATGCCATAGACCCAAGCGATGGCGGTGATGCATCACGCTACAGCCTGTCATTTAACAAACAGCATCGTGATCCGCAAGGTGGCTGGCAAATGAGCGCTTGCGCCGTGCGTTCCGAATTAGACCTCTATAGCAACTTTACTTACTTCCTCAACGACCCAGTCAATGGTGACCAGTTTAACCAGCGCGAAAAGCGCACCATGCTCGGCGTGAATCTCAGTAAATCTTGGCTGGGCGAATTGGCGGGGTTGCCGATGGAAAACAGGCTGGGCGTTCAAACGCGCTATGACCAACTCTCCCCCGTTGCGCTATACAACACTGCGCAAAAGCAGCGCTTACTCCTCATCCGATCCGACAAGGTCGAAGAAAGCAGCGCAGGGTTATTCGTCGAGAATACCGTCTGGTGGCATGACAAATTACGTACCGTCGCTGGCTTGCGCCATGATCGATATCAGTTTGACGTCAAAAGCAGTCTCAACGGTAACTCTGGCAACACGCGTGATGGCATCACCTCGCCTAAACTCTCTGTTATTTTTGGGCCATGGGCTAATACCGAGTTTTTCTACAATCTCGGCAAAGGGTTTCACAGTAACGATGCCCGTGGCACGACGCAAACCGTGTTGCCCGGTGGTGGCGCAGCCACGCCAGTGACGCCGTTGGTGAGTACCAGGGGCAGTGAAGTTGGCATCCGCAGTGAATGGATTCCCGGGCTGCAAAGCTCGCTTGCGCTTTGGCAATTGGATATTGATTCTGAACTGGTCTTTGTCGGCGACGCCGGAGAGACTCAACCCAGCCGGGCGAGTAGACGCTATGGGTTGGAGTGGAATAACCATTATGTGGTGAATGACTGGCTGCTGCTGGACATGGATCTCGCACTCTCAAAAGCACGCTTCACGCAAAGAGACCTTGCTGGACAATATATCCCCGGCGCTATCAATAAAGTGGCCTCACTTGGCGCCACAGTCACCCACTGGGGTAATTGGTTTGGCAGTGTGCAGTTACGCTACTTTGGGCCTAGGCCGCTCATTGAAGATAATTCAGTGCGCTCAAACGCCACCTTCCTCACCTACGCGCGCGTTGGCTATCGCTACAACCCACGCACCACGCTCACCCTAGATGTATTTAACCTGTTTGACCGCAAAGCCAGCGATATCGACTATTACTACGAATCACAACAGCGCGGAGAAGCTGCACCCGTAAACGATATCCACTTTCACCCCGTAGAGCCCAGAGCCGCACGCCTTACACTCACCTATCAGTTTTAG
- the ilvA gene encoding threonine ammonia-lyase, biosynthetic produces MTINYREKIEHSQVYAVARHTPLDALPNLSARIKNHVLLKREDMQPVFSFKLRGAYNKMANLAPDALARGVICASAGNHAQGVALSAQKLGCRAVIVMPTTTPAIKVNAVRTRGAEVVLFGDSYSDAYAHALTIEKTEGLTFVHPYDDPDVIAGQGTIALEILQDHPEPIEAIFCCVGGGGLLAGIAAYIKAVRPEIKVIGVEAQDAEAMTESLKQGHRVLLEQVGLFADGAAVKQVGEHTFALAQQFVDEMIVVDNDEICAAIKDGFEDTRSILEPAGALALAGLKVYSETHPVQGKTLIAIASGANMNFDRLRFIAERAELGEHREAVFAVTIPETPGAFKAFCRQLGSRNITEFNYRYAEVKQAHIFVGLAVQNPAEAAEIAGTLAAAGLPTLNLSDNEMAKLHLRHLVGGHAPLAQNEVVYRFEFPEKPGALMNFLESMGHNWNISLFHYRNHGADFGRVLVGMQVPPEDKAAFARFLQQLGYPYWDESQNPAYQLFLG; encoded by the coding sequence ATGACCATCAATTACCGCGAAAAAATCGAACATTCTCAAGTGTATGCCGTCGCCCGACACACGCCGCTGGACGCGCTGCCCAACCTATCCGCGCGTATCAAAAACCACGTGTTATTAAAGCGTGAGGACATGCAGCCAGTATTTTCATTTAAGTTGCGTGGCGCCTACAACAAAATGGCAAATTTAGCGCCGGATGCGCTGGCGCGGGGGGTAATTTGCGCGAGCGCTGGTAACCATGCCCAAGGCGTTGCACTCAGTGCTCAAAAATTAGGTTGCCGTGCCGTGATCGTCATGCCGACGACCACCCCGGCGATCAAGGTGAATGCGGTGCGTACCCGCGGTGCAGAGGTCGTGTTGTTTGGCGACAGCTATTCAGATGCTTATGCGCATGCGCTAACCATCGAAAAAACCGAGGGTCTGACCTTTGTACACCCTTATGATGATCCCGATGTGATTGCTGGTCAGGGCACCATTGCCTTAGAAATCCTGCAAGACCATCCTGAACCGATCGAGGCGATTTTTTGCTGTGTTGGTGGTGGTGGCTTGTTGGCAGGGATTGCGGCATACATCAAAGCGGTCCGTCCGGAGATCAAGGTGATTGGCGTTGAAGCCCAAGATGCAGAGGCCATGACTGAATCCCTTAAGCAAGGCCATCGAGTTTTGCTTGAGCAGGTTGGATTGTTCGCAGATGGGGCCGCGGTGAAGCAGGTCGGCGAACATACTTTTGCGCTGGCGCAGCAATTTGTCGATGAAATGATTGTGGTCGACAACGATGAGATATGTGCAGCCATCAAAGATGGCTTCGAGGATACGCGCAGCATTCTAGAACCTGCCGGCGCGTTGGCATTGGCAGGTTTAAAGGTCTACAGTGAAACGCACCCGGTGCAAGGCAAAACCCTGATTGCGATTGCCTCAGGCGCTAATATGAATTTTGACCGCTTAAGGTTTATTGCTGAACGTGCAGAATTAGGCGAGCACCGTGAGGCTGTATTTGCCGTGACGATTCCTGAAACGCCCGGCGCTTTCAAAGCGTTTTGTCGCCAGTTGGGCAGTCGCAACATCACTGAGTTTAATTATCGTTATGCAGAGGTGAAGCAGGCGCATATTTTTGTTGGCCTTGCTGTGCAAAACCCGGCAGAAGCCGCTGAGATTGCAGGCACGCTGGCAGCAGCAGGGTTGCCAACATTAAATCTGAGCGATAATGAAATGGCTAAATTACATTTGCGTCATCTGGTCGGCGGCCATGCGCCATTGGCGCAAAATGAGGTGGTGTATCGCTTTGAGTTTCCGGAGAAGCCGGGCGCGTTAATGAACTTTCTCGAGTCTATGGGTCACAATTGGAACATCAGTCTGTTTCATTATCGTAACCATGGCGCCGATTTTGGGCGTGTGCTAGTGGGCATGCAAGTGCCGCCAGAAGATAAGGCTGCGTTTGCGCGGTTTCTGCAGCAGCTGGGCTATCCCTACTGGGATGAAAGTCAAAATCCGGCTTATCAATTGTTTTTAGGGTAG
- a CDS encoding YVTN family beta-propeller repeat protein, with amino-acid sequence MQMLKSSFARRTRTSLLLLALVASVTACNKQEEPATEALAPVSESAAGGAVAYVSTQDAGVNVIDLATMEVTKQIDVKAQGPRGLAVSDDGKQLVVATRENGSISVIDTATGEVVKQIEVGKNPEFVRINGNFAFVSSEPSAKAGPPPKPGEKHEEEDDDDDEKIPAKIAVVDLTKGEKIREITGGPETEGLEFSADGTQLVITNEADNTVTVHNIETGALVKTIATHEYGDRPRGIKVSPDGNTYLATLEFGNKFMVMDKDFNVVRTVDTAETPYGIAYDSKGERIFVATNKAKLLQVFDAKTFEKLKEVPTGNRCWHFSFTPDNKNILLACGKSDAVFVIDADKLEVTKQVEVKNMPWGVVTFPKAMGSLERAK; translated from the coding sequence ATGCAAATGTTGAAATCATCGTTCGCGCGTCGTACGCGCACAAGCTTGTTACTGCTGGCATTGGTGGCGAGTGTGACTGCCTGTAATAAACAAGAAGAACCAGCCACCGAGGCGCTTGCCCCGGTCAGCGAAAGTGCTGCTGGCGGCGCAGTTGCTTATGTGTCCACGCAAGATGCAGGGGTAAACGTGATTGATTTGGCGACGATGGAAGTGACCAAGCAAATCGACGTCAAGGCACAAGGGCCGCGAGGCTTGGCTGTCAGCGATGATGGTAAGCAACTAGTGGTAGCAACCCGTGAAAACGGCAGTATCTCAGTGATCGACACCGCCACCGGTGAAGTCGTTAAACAAATCGAGGTTGGTAAAAATCCTGAGTTTGTGCGCATCAACGGCAACTTTGCTTTTGTTTCGTCTGAGCCGAGCGCCAAAGCCGGTCCGCCGCCTAAACCGGGTGAAAAGCACGAAGAGGAGGATGACGATGACGATGAAAAAATCCCAGCCAAAATTGCGGTTGTCGATTTGACTAAAGGCGAGAAAATCCGCGAAATCACCGGTGGCCCAGAAACCGAAGGGCTGGAGTTTTCTGCGGACGGTACACAACTGGTGATTACCAATGAGGCCGATAACACCGTCACTGTGCACAACATAGAGACCGGCGCGTTAGTAAAAACCATTGCCACGCATGAATATGGCGATCGTCCTCGCGGTATTAAAGTATCCCCGGATGGCAATACCTACTTAGCAACGCTAGAGTTTGGTAACAAATTTATGGTGATGGATAAAGACTTTAATGTGGTACGCACGGTAGATACGGCAGAAACCCCTTACGGAATCGCGTATGACAGCAAAGGCGAGCGCATTTTTGTCGCAACCAATAAAGCTAAACTGCTGCAAGTGTTTGATGCCAAGACGTTTGAAAAGCTGAAAGAAGTGCCGACTGGCAATCGTTGCTGGCATTTCAGCTTTACCCCAGATAACAAAAATATTTTGTTGGCATGTGGTAAGTCCGACGCAGTGTTTGTGATTGACGCAGATAAACTCGAAGTGACGAAACAGGTAGAGGTCAAAAACATGCCTTGGGGTGTGGTGACTTTCCCGAAAGCAATGGGGAGCTTAGAGCGCGCTAAGTAA
- a CDS encoding rhodanese-like domain-containing protein produces MSLKHLTPDELHSQLNDPALLLVDIRNDHELVSGILPGAIHVPLGQLTAVFDQFPPHKKIVFYCRSGVRSISAGEFALAQGSADVSHLAGGILAWAGAGLPIQAA; encoded by the coding sequence ATGTCATTAAAACACTTAACACCGGACGAACTACACTCACAACTGAATGACCCTGCATTGTTGCTGGTGGATATCCGCAACGATCATGAATTGGTATCAGGCATTTTACCTGGCGCCATTCACGTGCCGTTGGGCCAACTGACTGCAGTGTTTGACCAATTCCCCCCACACAAGAAAATTGTGTTTTATTGCCGTAGTGGCGTACGCTCAATCTCCGCGGGCGAATTTGCCTTAGCACAGGGCAGTGCAGATGTTTCACATCTGGCTGGGGGAATATTAGCTTGGGCCGGCGCCGGCCTGCCCATTCAAGCCGCTTGA